The genomic stretch AATCTTCAATATATAATAGAGTTGTTCCTGCCTCCAAACCGGACTATTTATCAGCAACCTCGGATTTTTTTTACTTCAATTTTAGACACAATGAAGCAGCAATTTAAAACCTTCAAGCTTAGAACAGGACAGGAAATAGGTAGTGATGTACATGTTGAAGTTCTTCAAACTTCTGAGGATGATCCCCTCGATTCGTTTGTAATAAGTAAAACTATGCATGCTAGTGAAAGCTTAGAGAACAAAGCAAATAAAGCTCGACGAATCCCAGCCATGTCATTGCCTGTTGATGATAGAGCTAACAGTTGTAGACCAGAAACTGTTAGAATAGGGGAAAACACTGCTAGTTCATCTCTTGTTTCCAAATGCTACCATAACGAAAAGGTGGTACCATCACATGATACTACCCTGAATAACACAAGGGATGAACTAAATCCACAACGGATTTTCCGGGCTGGCATTGGTTCTACGAGGAAATTAAGCTTGGGAGAGGTAGTTAGCACAAAGGCTCCTCAAAAACTATTTGAGAATAGAGTAAAGGATCAAGATAACCTTAATTGTAagttcacttttatttttaatgagttCTGATTATTGTTCTGTGGACTGCCTGCTGTCTGATTCTAACTTAACGGTGTCATATCTGTAGCTAAGAGATCCATCTCAAATAACATGAAAGATGCATCTGACATAAATGGCAGGAAGAGAAGTAGAGTTGGCTGTTCTGCTGAGAAACATATTGTAGAAACTATCCAGCAGTGTCATGTGAGTCCTCCCGATGAAGGTCACTCTTCTCGTTCTTCTCTTTCACCATCCATGGAAAACCTTGGATGCATCATGACAGTGAAGGCAGACTTTGAAGGTGATACTATAAAGTTTAGAGTTCCTGCAGTGTCTGGAATAACGAAACTGAAAGATGAAGTGGTGAAAATGTTAAAATTAGATGCTGCAACTTTTGAAATCAAGTATCAATGTGAAGACAAAATTTGGGTCGTACTTGATACCGATGCAAAATTGCGGGAGTATGTGAGTGGTTTGACATCATCGGGTCCAAATACGATCAGGCTTTCCATCATGTCGATCAAAATGACAGTGAAGGCATCGTATAAAGATGATCTGATAAAGTTTGAGCTCCCTCTTTCAGCCGGAATATTGGAGCTGAAGAATGAAATGATAAAGATGTTAAAATTGGATGATGGTAGTTTCGAAATCAAGTACACTGATGAGAACAACCGTCCTATTTCTCTGGATAGTGATGAAGCCTTGCAGAATTGTATCAATACAGCCAAGGCACTACAGAAAACTACAATGAGGCTCTCCATTCAGCCCATTGTACCTCAAACATCAAGCAGCGACGAATGCATAGCGATTGTAAAAGCTACTTATGGAGATGATATTATAAAGTTTAAGTTCTCTGCCTCATCAGGAATAATGAAGTTGAAGGATGAAGTGAGTAAGAGGTTAACAATAGAAGCTGCAAGTCTTGTTGTCAAGTATCTCGATGAATGTGGCAACGAAGTTGTAGTGGATGGAGATGCAGCTCTGACCAACTACATGACTAGGATGGCATCTTTCGGCACTGTCAAAATCTCTCTTCAACGTATAGACCAGCCGGCTTAACTTAACCTCGTACAAGCTGCATACATTGGTAAGAAACTAGTTCTTACTCAATACCGGCATCTAATATATAGTCACATCTAACAAGTTTTTAATCAGTAATTTATAGGACAAATTGCAGATGTTTTAGTCAGTAATTTACACATATATTTTTTGTTCACACTTCTGTTTTGATTCttaaaagtagctaagaaatGCAGGTGGATTGCTTTACACTGATTAATACTATTATTGATTATTAATTGAAGTTGTTAACGTTTTTGGGCAGGTGCAGAAACCTGTACTTGCATGATGGAGTACAccacttatttaattttttgtaagaAGGCATTGATATTACGTAATTATGTTGCAATAATATCTCTTCATGTATGTTGTTTAAATGAATATTAAAAGTGATACTGGTTACAAATCTTTCACAtgatttttaact from Salvia splendens isolate huo1 chromosome 4, SspV2, whole genome shotgun sequence encodes the following:
- the LOC121799873 gene encoding protein NLP7-like isoform X1, whose translation is MEELQTQSLSIPDFENSMAPNPLSSSHSSITDWHVFSDARQESEFTNPTSNFSNSITKSKIKAALELFDFICFPSLVQFWSPTISQDEQELLHSSDLPFALRGLRKGICSFRKSCSDHRYNVRGDRCGPPGRVFRLRFPEFCPDLRCYSEEEFELKDSAMAAGIRGYLCLPVFEPDWNFCIGVVEILTIMDGSFYFANVIDKVSASLKEVGLRCSDAFWPFDTKQLTYNQLENQAPEQYKLAVDEIQSVLGVLCKAYKLPFAQTWVAIRGGANEESFISKAKMESYTSVTRFSSFQRDCNWFHLRKGQGIVWKALSSGACFCRDVTKLSIVDYALALGARKVDFTGGFAISLQSTYTRNLQYIIELFLPPNRTIYQQPRIFFTSILDTMKQQFKTFKLRTGQEIGSDVHVEVLQTSEDDPLDSFVISKTMHASESLENKANKARRIPAMSLPVDDRANSCRPETVRIGENTASSSLVSKCYHNEKVVPSHDTTLNNTRDELNPQRIFRAGIGSTRKLSLGEVVSTKAPQKLFENRVKDQDNLNSKRSISNNMKDASDINGRKRSRVGCSAEKHIVETIQQCHVSPPDEGHSSRSSLSPSMENLGCIMTVKADFEGDTIKFRVPAVSGITKLKDEVVKMLKLDAATFEIKYQCEDKIWVVLDTDAKLREYVSGLTSSGPNTIRLSIMSIKMTVKASYKDDLIKFELPLSAGILELKNEMIKMLKLDDGSFEIKYTDENNRPISLDSDEALQNCINTAKALQKTTMRLSIQPIVPQTSSSDECIAIVKATYGDDIIKFKFSASSGIMKLKDEVSKRLTIEAASLVVKYLDECGNEVVVDGDAALTNYMTRMASFGTVKISLQRIDQPA
- the LOC121799873 gene encoding protein NLP7-like isoform X2 → MEELQTQSLSIPDFENSMAPNPLSSSHSSITDWHVFSDARQESEFTNPTSNFSNSITKSKIKAALELFDFICFPSLVQFWSPTISQDEQELLHSSDLPFALRGLRKGICSFRKSCSDHRYNVRGDRCGPPGRVFRLRFPEFCPDLRCYSEEEFELKDSAMAAGIRGYLCLPVFEPDWNFCIGVVEILTIMDGSFYFANVIDKVSASLKEVGLRCSDAFWPFDTKQLTYNQLENAPEQYKLAVDEIQSVLGVLCKAYKLPFAQTWVAIRGGANEESFISKAKMESYTSVTRFSSFQRDCNWFHLRKGQGIVWKALSSGACFCRDVTKLSIVDYALALGARKVDFTGGFAISLQSTYTRNLQYIIELFLPPNRTIYQQPRIFFTSILDTMKQQFKTFKLRTGQEIGSDVHVEVLQTSEDDPLDSFVISKTMHASESLENKANKARRIPAMSLPVDDRANSCRPETVRIGENTASSSLVSKCYHNEKVVPSHDTTLNNTRDELNPQRIFRAGIGSTRKLSLGEVVSTKAPQKLFENRVKDQDNLNSKRSISNNMKDASDINGRKRSRVGCSAEKHIVETIQQCHVSPPDEGHSSRSSLSPSMENLGCIMTVKADFEGDTIKFRVPAVSGITKLKDEVVKMLKLDAATFEIKYQCEDKIWVVLDTDAKLREYVSGLTSSGPNTIRLSIMSIKMTVKASYKDDLIKFELPLSAGILELKNEMIKMLKLDDGSFEIKYTDENNRPISLDSDEALQNCINTAKALQKTTMRLSIQPIVPQTSSSDECIAIVKATYGDDIIKFKFSASSGIMKLKDEVSKRLTIEAASLVVKYLDECGNEVVVDGDAALTNYMTRMASFGTVKISLQRIDQPA